The genomic region aaaacgTACTCAAATTGTTGAGGACTGATACTTTTCGCTTTTTGTCCGAGTCCCATCACATCTTGGTATGAATTGTTTTGTCTAGGTGAAAGCTGTAGAGCTTAGTCCTCACACTGACTATCAGCTGAAGGCCACAGTTCGCATGTTGTCCCTTCAGCAAGCCATCAGCGCCGTCAGCGGCCTGCATCGTTACAAGATTGGAGGCAAACGCATCCAGGTGTCTCTGATCACTGGTGGCAGCAGCAAATCTCTTGCCTTGCTCAGGTATGACTTGTTCTTTGCTCGTGTACAATTTGTTAACTTGTGTTGCACGTTTGGTTAATGATGGTCATAGCTTGCTGTGATTGAAACCTTAgcattgtgatattttatttttttaattgggTTTTATTGTTTGGTCACTTAACAGCACAGAGATCATCACTATACTTCAGGATGCACCTGCCAGTTGTCTTCCCCTCTTCAAGTTCAATGAAATCTACGAGAAAAAGTAAGTCACTGATATTTTACTTActtcattaatgtttttttggtcCATTACAGTAGGGCTACAACAGTTAagtaattaattgattactgatcaattactaaatttatcaccaactattttgattttaattaataaaaaatgtcatcctgttttcagcttcttaaatgttgacTGTTTTCCCATTGTACATAGTGTTTGTCATAGTATATACCTTTTATTCAAAGTATGTACTCTTTTATCCCACCTTCCAGATATTCCCGTAAGCTTGTCGTTGGGGATCTGTACAGACTACCAGAGTTGGTGGCTGTACGGGAACAGGGAGGCTCGAGACTCGTGTGCCTTCTGCCCAGCAGCCAAATCCGCCAGAGCCCACTGGGGTCTTCTCAGTCCCAGGAGGGCTCCTCTTCTGCGAGTGGAAGCCCTGTAGTGTTCGAGGAGCTTGAGTACCATGAACCTATTTGCAGACAACACTACACAAAGCAGGGCTTCAGGTACCActttccttcttctccttccatGGAGTCTAACGGCAGCTTGCATCCAggatgttgcattactgccatcttcCGATTTAGAAAACTGCTATACTGCCTCGTCATATACTTTCTCCTCTCCTCGGTCTCAtctttctgccatttttcaaAATACATGCTCATGCCTTTTTCCATTAATCTCTTTTTTGCAGTGAGGCTGACTTTGACCCAGACTCCTATCAAATCCCATTCGTTGTGATGTCTCTGAGCACTTTAGCCTCTGAGGTCCACAGTCTGCTCCAGTCACACGAGGGAACCCTTCCACTCCTCAGGTGAGAGCCTAAATTCATGTTCAagcttttttaatattaaataatactTTTCATTATAAATAAAGCCAATTTATTTTCCTACTTAGTTTTCCAGACTGTTATGCGGCAAAATTTAGTTCACTGCAACTTGGCAGTGAGACACTGGAGGGTGGTGTTTCCCTGGAGCACCTTATTACTTGTGTCCCCAGCATCACGATAGTCACAGCTCAGAATGGCTTCAAAGTCATCAAGTGGATCCATAACAAACCACCAGCACCAAATACTGGTAAGAACCTTTACTCATTACACAGATTTGTTCAACACTGTGGAACACTTATGGCTATGCGGtctgatatatactgtattttagggctgcagctaataattatttcatcattgtcatttattttatcaataaatacagtagtttgatttcatagaatttcagaaaataaaaaaatggacatgatctcaaatgtcttgttttgtccacaaaccaaaaatgttcagtttttttaataactttgtGCTCCGCATACAGAGCCGTGGATTCAGCGCTGCAAAAGTCCAGTGGGAAACCCCCAACTCATTCAATTCAGCCGGGAGATTATTGACCTCTTGAAGAGTCAGTCATCTTGCGTCATGCCCATCAGCAAGTTTATACCCTCGTACCACCATCACTTTGCCAAACAGTGCCGTGTCTCTGACTATGGTTACTCCAaactgctggagctgctggaggctGTGCCACACGTTCTGCAGGTAGTCACAATCATTAGGAACCCACATAATTGCAAAAATAATTACCAACTAAtaatttgtacttttgtttatgtttttttttgttttgttttacctaCAGATCTTGGGCATGGGCACAAAGCGTGTACTGACACTGACCCATCGAGCTCAAGTGAAACGCTTCACCCAAGACCTGCTCAAACTGCTCAAATTTCAAGCCAGCAAACAAGTGGCGATCAAGGACTTCATGCAGGCATACCACTGGTCAGTGAACACCGCAGCTGTGGAAGATGCTTTtccattgtctttgtttttgtagagGATGCAAAAAACTGAACACCCTAAAGGGGTTTTTATCATCAGTGTTTTTGGCCGCTTAATAAATTTTGTGTAAACTTTTTGTATCAGGTGCTTCTCCAGAGACTGGAGGGTTATTGACTATGGTGTATGTGATCTGATGGATCTGCTGTCTGAGATCCCTGAAACCACCATCACCATAACACAACAGGCCACAGACACAGTCATTTCTGTTCCCAAGAGAGGTTAGCCATTAAAACCATGAAATAatcagtaaaataaatagaaatcaAAGGTGAATGCGTTTCATCCCATACTGTAATTCCACGTGTTTGTCTTCAGAGCGTACCATGGATGAGATGGAGCGCACAAAGCAGTTTGCTAAAGAGGTGGTCGACCTGCTCCGTCACCAGCCTCACTGCCGAATGCCCTTCAGTAAGTTCATCCCCACCTATCACCATCACTTCGGACGTCAGTGCAAACTCAGCTACTATGGATTCACCAAGCTCATGGAACTTTTTGAAGCGATCCCTGACGTACTGATGGTGAGTAAGGAAGATGTTTGTAACTGCAGCCTCTCAATTTCCCACAATGAAATGAAGTCTCAGTATCGGTGGATGTATCAGTTAGCTGGCAGTGGGTGACTCCACATGGCTGCACTTTATTTGTAGCCAAAATGGATCGTCTTGGACAATGATACACTCTGTGatttttgcatttctttcttCCTAAAACAATTTAAACCGAAAATGCTTTTAGTTAAATGAATATTGATTTTGAAAACATGCCCTGCTAAACTGGGTTACTGAATCCACTTTCACTTCTGGAGAAATTCTCCTTTCGATTCTGTCGATATTGAGAGCAAATGTCCCCCGTCTGTGTCAGGTTTTGGAGTGTGGTGAGGAGAAAGTGTTAACTCTGACAGAAGTGGAGCGTATTAAGGCCTTGGCAGCTCAGCTGGTCAAGTTGCTACGGGCTCAGAAAAACTCCAGCCTTCCCGTCAGCCAGCTACTCCCAGAATACAGCAAGACCTTTGGTTACGGCCTGCGCCTGCAGGACTATGATGCCAGCTCCCTGCCTGCACTGCTGATCAAACTCTGCCATGTTGTCAAGGTAGGAAACTCCTTTGAGTTTAATCTATGTTACTCCTGTCAGTCCTGTGTAGctttttagaattttaaagCTATCTGAAAGCTAATCTTGAGCGAGAGTTTACTGTAAAGGCCGGgacatgcacatgtgtgcacCCTGTCAACAGATTTAGGGCCAATTAAATCACTGAATTGTTGAAGTCAAGGGTGTTTATTTAGCTCTAATAAAACAATAGGCATAAAGAGATCCACAAATGACAAACCAAGCAAGGGACTCGCATATATAAACCCTTTTCCTCGTCCTTAATTAATTTGGACACTAATAAAACTATGATATTGCCTTCTGGAGCAAACATCTTGACGGAGTGACGAGATGAACAAAACCTGTAGTTTATATCCACCGTAACTGAATATGGAATCCATACAACATTTTTCAATGGCATAATTTACTACCGTCACCAGCtggtaaataaaatattttcttctCATGCAGGAAAATATTCTATGTGCTGGTTTGTAGGGAAGTTGGAGTGTGCAAGTGTATCTTTGTTTCCCTGACAACTGCCAGCTGAGGCACTGTTGGAAAACTAAAGGTCATGTTAGTTGACGCTGAAGTCTGTTGCACATCATCACTTTTGGCTGTGCAGGTGGTGATGGAAGTTGCCCTTCTCGACTCGGCATTTACAGCAGGTAAATGCCATTAAATGCACATCCGCTTTCTTCCATTTTCAAGGTGGTGGATGGCTCAGAGGGTAGGGAGGTACAGTTGATAAACAGGAAGTCTCTTCGCTCGCTAACGTCCCAACTACTGGCCCTGCTCATGTCCCAAGAGGAGGAGCACGTTACCAAGGGTATGAAGGTAGAAGATTTAAGTCACCATTACCTGACGGCCCACGGAGTCCAGCTCAACCCATGTGAATATGGGTTCCTCTCCCTCAGCGAGTTACTCAAGAGTTTGCCTTACCTTGTGGAGGTGAGTAAGAATGCTTTtgatttggttttaaaatgttctctaTGAAAGCTCACAAtggttttggttttctttgttttttcacagcTCTACCATGAGGAAATGGATGAGAACAGTGCCACTGGTCATGGTGAAGAGTGGGTGAGGCTGACCAAGCTTTACCAGTTTGCCCGCAACGTCCGCGCCCTGCTCCACACCTACCATTACAACCAGATCTTCCTCACTGAGTTTCAGGGAGCTTACACTAAATTTACAAGCTGCAGCCTTGAACCACGTTGCCACGGCTACGTCAGCATCGATGAGCTGCTCAGTGCCATACCACAGGTGAgggaaaatctatttttacaATAGTCCCTCTGATACTCGGCACGTTGACAATGGTGTTTGTTCACAGATGAGTTTTAATTGTGGATTTTAACTAAAAGCTACTTGTCTCTCATTTCcgtaatgttttatttctgtctcatCAGGTGGTTTGGATCAAAGGTCATGGTCACAAGAGGATTATCGTTTTGAAGAACGATATGAAAGGTATAGGTGGTGATCAtcttttattgctgttttttacttaatttaGTTAAGGGAGTGATTTTATGTGATGATgctgaatctgtgtgtgtctgttttgtgttttagcaAGGGCATGCTCTTCAGTTCCCAGCAGCCCACAGCCAGAAGAGAACACAGAAGGTCTGAGAGAAAGCCCCATTAGCAATCCGATGTCTGGATCCCAGAGTCCAGGTAAATCACTATTTTGTTTACTtgcatgtttcaggttttctgtTCTGTTATATTATAATACAGACTTGGTTGTCCTTcaagaaaataagaatacaaaacaaaataagaataatgGAGCCAAATGTCCACTGATTTGGGAATCAGTAATCATTTGAAGTGGCTGCATCAGTGCACAGCTGAGTGGGACAGTCCTACATCATGACTCATCTTCTCTGTCATTAATGTTTCACTGGGTGGTGTCCTGCACTTACAGACATAACCTCATTTTGCACACCACCATAGATGGTTAAATTAAACATAAGAGCCTCAATGCTTGTTTGAACCCACTCTTGTTCTGTTTCATGGGGTGAGTGCTGTCGAGCCATAACAATTACTAAAAATGCtcaagtgacatttaaaaagaaatacaaggAAGGTAATGGATAAACCTTCCGGGTTGCCTTATTTGCCTCAGTGGTGTCATGTCTgacatttgatatttgatttaaATAGCAGCTCTACACtcagtctttattttttctattttgtattTCCTCTTTCAGTTGGTGCTGGAGCCACAGAGTCAGAGTTGCTGTGTCTGACTTCTCCGGTGGACCTGCTGTGTGGTCCTGTGCCATCCTGCTTACCATCACCTCAGCTTCACCCTGACCCTGTTCTCCTCCAGCAGGCAGACCTGATTCACTTTGAGGAAAGAACTCCACCACCCACTGGTCAGTTTTAAACTTCTGGGTCTTCCAAGTGTTTTATGTTGCATTTAATTTGCTGCGTACAAATAAAAGACCAAAGCAGAGGCAGAATATTGCCTGGTTGGCCGAGCATCAAAAAGATAGGGACCCAAAAAAGTAGGAATGACGTTTTGATcactggttttattttctgactcagcagaaaaatatcaatgaaaaacaaaagaaacaaaaccacTCCAAAACAATAATTGATGATAGATCTCACTCAACAAAGATGAACTCAGTATCAATAACTACAAATACTTAAATACACACTAAATGTGATATATTACCTCAGCCCCCTCCAGTCCTTTACATTTGGCTCTTTGGCCTTTGTGACGCACAACGAACCgcctttttaaatgtcatttgtggCTCGCCATCACGTCTTTTGACAGTGCATCTCAACCTGGAAGCAAGGCCACTAGACGCCGGTAAGTTATTGATCCAACACACAAATTATCACTCACATCGAAGGTCCCTCCACACGTTTGGTTGGCCACCCTGAACGCCAGGCTCCTAACTCATGTGGTCTTTGTGTCCTGTTCACTTGGATGTATCAGCACGCAAAATATCGCACTGTTTCACTGTatcgttttttcccccccaccccctacAGACAGGTGTGACGTGTTTATGCCTGTATGTTACGCCACATTAGAGCACTCTGTTATCCTATTGTTCAATGTCCATGAGCATGTCGGGCAACGCAGGAAAATAGAAAGAATTGACTTCTCGTCAGGGTGTGGCGGAGCATCTCGGATACCAAATCTCTGTGAAAATCGTGTTATCCTGGCATAAGTCGTCTTGGATCGGCATTGTTTGAATGTAGCAGACCTTTGCTTACATGTAAAAGTTACGCTCAAACCAACTTGCAGAGAAAATCAACTTTGTAATTTTCAAAAGATGTGAGACAAAAAGATTCTACTGCAAGAGAGGACAGAAATACATCTTAATTACTTCTTGACACTTTTAGTTGCACACCTCTTCTATCTTTGAGGCGTGAGCTCACGGTGTGACTGTGATTTCAGAGAGCGACGAAGCCGAGGTGGCAGCTGCAGCGGCAGTCACCGACACCACGGCTGATCCACCTGAGGCGTGCGGCAGAGCGGAAGAAGATCCCATCGCTGCCAAACCTTCATCAGCTCCGAACATAAAGACCGCCTTGTCCACGGACAGTCCTGGCAGAAGAGCTGCACGCAGCAGATTCAAGCTGGCGGCCAACTTCTCTTTCACAACGGGCCTCTGATccggtctcacacacacacacagatttccagccccacgcacacacaaaacaatactaATTCACTCACAGTGTAACTCTAAGTAGAAGAGTTGACCAGCTACACTAAACAAACTACACAGAAATGATCACAGAAGCTCATTGGGATTGTTTTCTGCATCCACACAGACGTGACACGTTCTTATCTGTCACCCATCCaccatcttttgttttgtttcgcCTTCAGTGTCTTCTTCCAAAGATACTCACCAAACTTGTGAGGTTTCCTTTTTGCAGACTTTCTGCAATTCCTTTAATTTGCCAAATTTCACCCACCATAAcataaatgtttgatttcattcattgtttGGGAAGTTGAATTTAAAATCTGTTATTGTGCATCTTCAGTTTGGATCCACGTTAtgtcggaaaaaaaaaaaagtgctgtctCACAGACGAGGAATGGAACTGAGTTAGTTGTCACTGTTTTGTAGTTAACCGTTAACAATGGGAGGAAAAGCTAGACATATAGACAATTGACCCCATGTTCGAAATGAATTCACAAGTTTCCCAGTCTCTCAGAAACTGACAAGTGAAGGTTCACGCCTCCTTTGTTAATGAACTACACTGAGAAACCTTCAACGATGCTCCCACGCCGTGTCCTTGGAAAcaagaaatatttaatttttgaacaaatttcaaattttttgGAGGTTTTAGTTCGTAGCTTAGCCCAGACATGGTCATTCAAACTGGCGACTAAGCCCCTGCCAGTTTCATTCTTTTTAGTCTTGTCTTGAGCGGGACGATTGACTGCCGTACGCTGCTCAAGAGGTAGCTTCTCTTTGAGGTATGTTCTCatctttttgtctctgttgaAAAGTAGCCTAAGGACGGTGTTTTCAGTTCCTTTTTTATATAATGCAGAGTATTCAGGAGACTGTTTGGTTGGTTTGGCCTGAATGCGTGGTGATTGTGGCGGTTATTCATTCATgaaactgaagaggaaaaactTAAACGTAAGCAAACGGTCCTCCAACAGTTTCAATTGAAATTGCAACCATCACTTTCTCGTagttctctctgtctctctctctctctccaaggCCACTAATAAAGGCCTGAAAGTGAAAAGGTGGCTCTTGCTTTACTCCAGCCATGTGTCGGGCGTGTGCTTCGGCAGCAGGAAGCGACATACTTTCAGCCAGCagcccagtgtgtgtttgtgttcacttcgccatattttgtctgtgtgtggtttacacTGGAGTAGGTGGTGTGAAATGTGCATGTTGTGCATAAATGAGTTTTATGCATGGTGTAAGCCCAGGAGGAGCGGACGGGTATGGATCATACCGAGGCGTTCTTTAAGatcacttttttcttcttctttatttccaCCATGTTTTAAGGATCTTAGAGTTGGCGTCACCCTCTGCGCTCGCCACAGAAAGGCTCAGGGTTTTTCTTACATGAACCTTGTTGCCGACAGGTGGCGTTTTTAGTGGTGGTGTCCTCCACACTgtctgagttgttgttgttgttgttcaaggGGAGCAGTAAGCACTCctgagattattatttttgtgatttgtaaTGATGCTGTGAATGGTTGTGAGGTTTTTTAGGGAAAGGTGATGTGAGGGGAGGTGATGGGCTGTTTGTCTGAGGAGCCTCCTGAACTGACTGTGACGTACGCTCAGAGGACCCGCTGTGGCTCTCTGGAATCTGCCGGGCTTTTACAATGGCTTGTATTTGCCGCGGTGCCAGAGGAATTGCCGTCGTGCCCCCCCTTCTTATCCCTTACGTCCCACGTAGAGGAGTTTTtacttgcttgtgtgtgtatgttgtgttttctcagttttcCTCCTGTCTCATGCGTTTACAAGACTGCTGGCTGCTCTAAGTGCCACCAACTGAGGTCGGCTGTCCGTGAAGCTTAGCGCGACCCATGTGCTGTTGAAAGAATGGGTAAGGGCCCATTCAGTCTGTTTCAGTGTTCAACAGTGTTCTACCATTCCCCCCAGAATGTCTGACACACCAgtctcattgtttttaaatatgatgtTGTACTGCCTTTCTGGAAGCCTCTTTAAGTAGGGAATAAGCATTTTAGGAATAATTGTTAATTTGGAGAAATTGATGATAAATGCTCACAGGAAATGTCTAGATTTATAAAAGTATTAAAGCGTTAAGTTATTGTGTATATTGGGTCAAACGTAGcactcccccctcctccctcccccccaaaGTACTGCAGTGACAACTaactcatgtgtttgttttagcttCCCTATTGAAAGCCTTCTATTGTTACTCAGTTACATCAGTGAGAAGCTATTGTACCTGTCAAAATATGCACTTCTGCATAGTTTTGGTTCAtgaaattcatgtttttc from Solea senegalensis isolate Sse05_10M linkage group LG6, IFAPA_SoseM_1, whole genome shotgun sequence harbors:
- the LOC122770996 gene encoding meiosis regulator and mRNA stability factor 1; amino-acid sequence: MMEGLGKERSMCSANPFPWLNHPKTEASTLLWKLKDCFSTTETTAPHHTDKQNNYMESRKAVLELKDVPPPPPPPPPHHTSSQSSQPFSLAPLPLPHPCLPPPPQLTQGSHQQQPSLQQQESGSPKVSICTHCDYCTTDGKRLIDGGGFVGSNSNIVSLYIPPRSLGATISNSSISRSGPCTIASSVHQYESNLSFGRRGNALDPLLSLGYKPQLSSTVATSQPISSHPNLPCCSGLPYTCPALPLPCSQSSLFPSSAPLASSLPSVSSFTAPVHGSCLASSGYYTCGVDYSPSARRSQRSTLGDHPTPTTITTTTTSAHFCSKPMHLNVERTVCVKGAHYCQECFLKPMNGLASESDKVWPNTAPIPIPICNGCGTSSDGMMIMPSTKTGPKYGSPETNGPENIPPVGVFWDIENCSVPSGRSAGAVVQRIRSRFFQGHREAEFICVCDISKECKAVIQELNNCQVTVAHINATAKNAADDKLRQSLRRFADTHTAPATVVLVSSDVNFASELSDLRHRHGFKVILVHGNHTSPALLQHAHHHVAFQEITADLPPRMLVKAQPSFNLLYVHNLPVNCDKSLRNAVKLRLRRLSDNCGGKVLGIAQGTAVLRFGNPETAARARKRMENEDVFGRRISLSFSPRPRDDASPEPQSQPHPLPRALPQPSQSQDSVFPPPPSISSFSFLPLEKPRSPRRPRRATRPCHTPGPVPERPYSPRRGCSGPPGGAPAKPHQEPGSVDGKSRIGFHQLDKGRAASSSPHGTTETGSMGQLPKPGLTGESMYRRRREGSNPRSATESPVEQDDRNSGEFQISTPSAFSKLNLHRSFSPLVLSQGSWSSRSASPCLSSRSSPILAAPRSPSLEGQPEPFSEGAEVQVGNLDYRMSRKDLQQTLHDTFSRYGRVKAVELSPHTDYQLKATVRMLSLQQAISAVSGLHRYKIGGKRIQVSLITGGSSKSLALLSTEIITILQDAPASCLPLFKFNEIYEKKYSRKLVVGDLYRLPELVAVREQGGSRLVCLLPSSQIRQSPLGSSQSQEGSSSASGSPVVFEELEYHEPICRQHYTKQGFSEADFDPDSYQIPFVVMSLSTLASEVHSLLQSHEGTLPLLSFPDCYAAKFSSLQLGSETLEGGVSLEHLITCVPSITIVTAQNGFKVIKWIHNKPPAPNTEPWIQRCKSPVGNPQLIQFSREIIDLLKSQSSCVMPISKFIPSYHHHFAKQCRVSDYGYSKLLELLEAVPHVLQILGMGTKRVLTLTHRAQVKRFTQDLLKLLKFQASKQVAIKDFMQAYHWCFSRDWRVIDYGVCDLMDLLSEIPETTITITQQATDTVISVPKRERTMDEMERTKQFAKEVVDLLRHQPHCRMPFSKFIPTYHHHFGRQCKLSYYGFTKLMELFEAIPDVLMVLECGEEKVLTLTEVERIKALAAQLVKLLRAQKNSSLPVSQLLPEYSKTFGYGLRLQDYDASSLPALLIKLCHVVKVVDGSEGREVQLINRKSLRSLTSQLLALLMSQEEEHVTKGMKVEDLSHHYLTAHGVQLNPCEYGFLSLSELLKSLPYLVELYHEEMDENSATGHGEEWVRLTKLYQFARNVRALLHTYHYNQIFLTEFQGAYTKFTSCSLEPRCHGYVSIDELLSAIPQVVWIKGHGHKRIIVLKNDMKARACSSVPSSPQPEENTEGLRESPISNPMSGSQSPVGAGATESELLCLTSPVDLLCGPVPSCLPSPQLHPDPVLLQQADLIHFEERTPPPTESDEAEVAAAAAVTDTTADPPEACGRAEEDPIAAKPSSAPNIKTALSTDSPGRRAARSRFKLAANFSFTTGL